ACCGCGCACCCGCGCCTCGTAGTGCTGCTCTTGGGCCTGGATGTGGCAACAGCGAGGCTCCATGGCTGCCCGTCCTCCCGTGCTAGCGGCATGCATGTGGCAACAATTTTGTGGAGTGCTCTCCTCGTGTGTCTCCGGTGACACCTGGCCTTGACTGTAGAACGTGGTCCTTGTGGCGAGAAGGTAGGGAGGGCGTCCGACGTAGAGGCGAAGGAGGCCACGCTAGGGAGTGGCGAGAAGGTACCCGGGGTATACATACGCTGGCTCATATCCAGTGGGGATGGCGCGCCTACATTCGCTATGAGGCTCTTCACGGTCGAGCCAGGCGCTCATATACCAGGGCACAAGCATCCATGGGAGCACGAGATATACGTGCTCCGGGGCTCTATGCGTGTAAGGATAGGCCAGAGAGAATACAGTGTGAGCAGTGGAAGCTTCGTATACGTACCGCCGAACGTAGAGCACGAGTACTTTGCCGGCGAGGATGGCGTAGAGTTCCTCTGCATAATCCCGCTAAGACCCAGCGTGGATGACAGCTACAACCCTTGCAAGCCCAGTGCCTGAGTAAGAAACTTGAAACCCT
The window above is part of the Pyrodictium abyssi genome. Proteins encoded here:
- a CDS encoding cupin domain-containing protein, with product MTVERGPCGEKVGRASDVEAKEATLGSGEKVPGVYIRWLISSGDGAPTFAMRLFTVEPGAHIPGHKHPWEHEIYVLRGSMRVRIGQREYSVSSGSFVYVPPNVEHEYFAGEDGVEFLCIIPLRPSVDDSYNPCKPSA